Proteins co-encoded in one Bremerella sp. TYQ1 genomic window:
- a CDS encoding PRC-barrel domain-containing protein, translating into MLRSIPAVVATALMAAGSVTSAAYADDNPTADPFAPPAQTDANSDVEAKKPVISADIDTDRADRAAKSAMAVRASQLQGMTIQNEAGKDLGNVRDVVIDTDHGKVKYVAVAYGGFLGLGSKLFAVPFDAFEYRPESQDREQVLLLNLNEEMMRKAPGFDADNWPNMASKEFAAAIDKHYADRDGGVNVKVGPVDVDVDVDRKDRTAQQPSNTAAIHRAGDLNGMVVVNNENERVGTIGDLMIDTATGDVRYAALSVGGLAGIGDTMHAVAWNNFRLNHDAQNDTNQLVLNANPETLKKAKGFDQNSWPLEANKNFDGQANRVDDRRPVDDSRPAIDADIEAPGVDVEVNDDVPGSVIDADVDAE; encoded by the coding sequence GCCGACCCCTTTGCTCCGCCAGCCCAGACAGACGCCAACTCGGATGTCGAAGCAAAGAAGCCGGTCATTTCCGCCGACATCGATACCGATCGCGCTGACCGAGCGGCCAAGTCCGCTATGGCTGTCCGTGCGAGTCAACTGCAAGGGATGACAATTCAGAACGAAGCCGGTAAAGATCTCGGTAACGTTCGCGACGTCGTCATCGATACCGACCACGGCAAAGTAAAGTATGTTGCGGTCGCCTATGGTGGCTTTCTCGGGCTAGGATCGAAGCTGTTTGCCGTTCCTTTCGACGCCTTTGAGTATCGTCCAGAATCGCAAGATCGCGAGCAAGTTCTGTTGCTCAATCTAAACGAAGAGATGATGCGTAAAGCTCCCGGTTTCGACGCCGACAACTGGCCCAACATGGCCTCGAAGGAATTTGCTGCCGCAATCGATAAGCACTATGCCGATCGAGATGGTGGCGTCAACGTGAAAGTTGGTCCGGTAGACGTCGACGTTGATGTCGATCGCAAAGACCGAACCGCTCAACAGCCATCCAATACGGCCGCCATCCATCGTGCTGGCGACCTGAACGGAATGGTGGTTGTGAATAACGAGAACGAACGTGTCGGTACGATTGGCGATCTGATGATCGACACCGCGACCGGTGACGTTCGCTATGCAGCCCTTTCTGTTGGTGGTCTGGCTGGTATCGGTGACACGATGCACGCCGTCGCTTGGAACAACTTCCGCTTGAATCACGACGCGCAGAACGACACCAACCAGTTGGTTCTCAATGCGAACCCTGAAACGCTGAAAAAGGCAAAAGGTTTCGATCAGAACAGCTGGCCACTGGAAGCTAATAAGAACTTCGATGGCCAGGCGAACCGAGTCGACGACCGCCGCCCGGTCGATGACAGTCGTCCGGCCATCGATGCTGACATCGAAGCCCCCGGTGTCGACGTCGAAGTCAACGATGACGTTCCTGGGAGCGTGATCGATGCGGATGTCGACGCTGAGTAA